ACCCAGGAAATGTGTGAATAGCGCCTGCTCGATACCCGATCCTGAAAGCATAAAACAGTatatttttctctgcttttacACTGTCTTGCACATTCATTGATAGATTGAATTGAATCATCCTGATTCTAATTTTAGAGTACATCGACTTATTTTAATTagctgtaaataaaatgttttaatcgtACCTGCTGCCCCACTGCTGTCATAAAATGCGACTAAATATGGTACTTTATATTAACgcttcttcctaatgtctccattGACATCACCTAACTTGATTTGAGCATTCGCCCCTGTGATAAAAAGGTTTTGGGTTTTGTTTCCTCACCCAGAAACACCATATAATATAAAAGTACAACTTCGCTAGCTAAGGGTACAGAAGTCTCACATTCTGATTGAATACGGCTATATTcaggcgaccaatgaaaacgcagaatcaaaataaaaaaaataaaaactgaatCGAAGTGATAgtagtgacctacatttgtaaattGAAGCGTGCCATGTCAGtcaattattataatttagacCAGCGCTAAATGAAGTACATGGATACGTTGCTCTTCAAACAGATTGGGAAAGTAAATACGTGCGTGGTTTCTGTTTCTCAAAGTTAAACAAATTATGCAAAGATAAAATGGGATCTTCTGACAAAATTGGACACTGATACATGAAACACGAAAACCGGTGTTCGAGCTGACCAACAAATGACTCACAAACTTCTTTATCTTTGGTATTTGGAATCTGTCGCAAACAACATGTGCATTTTGTGCATTTCAAAGGACGCTGTCATTTTTCAATCCATACAACGATGATACGAGCTTTTTCATTGGTTGCTTAGTACGTAAATGGAAGGGGCGCAACTGTGGTGATCCAGCAGATGGCTCTGTGCGGACACATAACTTTTGCAGTAACATATGCCAAGGGTTCGGTATCGTATACTACTGTActcttggctagcgaagttgataaaagtgatagtttatGCTCTTACCTAACGCTCAGTAGAGTCGAACGACTGGTTTGTTATGAGAACATGTATGTGATCGGTTTGGAGGTGTGAATCATATGAGATGGCGAGAGTTTCAttattacaagaagacacaaatatactgcaccATGCATACAAGAACTACCATCCTTAAaggaccttagctgttaataggacgtcttAGCGTCAAGGGGGATGAGGTTATGGGACGCTTATGACATATTGACTAAAATTAAATGCCTATACGTCTGAAATATTTCGGTATCAATTGATCAAAATAGCTGATAGGGAAATATTGAATCATATTTCAAAGACTGGCCGTTCTATATTCGGTTTTTGGATATGAATAACATATTATCTATATGTTTACCTTTGTTAACATGCTGAAATATTGAGATTTTACCGACCTTTTTTGCCGTTGAGAAAAAGGGAAATGATATAatactttacatattttatactttaCTTATTTAATCATTCTGATTATTTTACCTGATGTTTTTCTGTATTCAGATGACGTGTATCCATATGCGATAACTTACCCACAGCAGCTAAGTCCATGCTTCGTGCATGAACAGCGCTCACAGGAAGCCGTGACGAAGTTTGAGCCCACCTCCATTCTTACCCCATTGAAAACACAGAGATTACGTACCTCTCCTGTCACTGTCAAATGACAAAGGATTCAAATAGACACTTACGAtattaaaatgaacaattttgtTGAGTCAGCTTTCATTGACCATGGTCCTCATCTCCAACaataaattcacaaaatattgagatCTAATTGTAGATAGATTTTTATTTGTACGACGATATAACGATGGCTGTGATGACATCGAACACGATTTATGCGTTAATTAAATTGAGTATCATTATTATTCAATGTCTAGAATTAATCATGTACTTACTTAAGGTCTCAGACAAAGACTTGGAGATATAGCAGTAAGCAGTCGTACCCCTAATGAGGACATTCAGCATGCATAAAGCAACAAGATGAGTTGAGGTAGCCATGGTGTTTACGTCCTGTTACAACATAATACCAGGGGGAAACACATTTACAATATTGACTAAATATATCTACATGGCAGTATGGTTGTAGCCATATGAATAATTGATTTTCGatagaaaaataattttcaaataaaacttGAAGAGACTAAGTGCCTTGATAAGATGTTTATGATTATATGAGATCCGTAAAGCTGTGTAGCAGATTGCTCGCTACTAAATTCGGAACTGTGTCTCAGATCTACATCCAAAATCGATATGACATATCAGAACAGTATAAACTCATACAATTCAGGATGAATATCGTATAGCCTGCTATTTTCACGAGTAAGATATTTTCCAAGGATATTTGATCCGCGAAATTTTCATAATGGTTAAATtatatatgctacatgtatgtgAGCCAGATCGCGAAATTGGAATCCGTTAAAGATCAAGtctttgtttttatctttatttacctgtataaatatCCGCCAATACCGTGTAAAATCGgcatattattaatatttgtatagaAACTTAAGAAACTCGTATATAAAATACCCTTTATTAATTGTTTGcatttattctatatttaagatgCCAACACACCATAGAATTTGTCTGTGTCGCCTATcataatcattatattaaaactaattgatattatgttatttctctAGTTGGTACGTAAATTGTTAATAAAACTACATGCTCCGACtcgaattttatatttttctgttttaacatataatttaatGGTATTTTAATATGAATATGTATGCACATTATTTGTGGTTTCTATGCAATTGAAACCAGGTGTTTCTCGGAAAAAATTCACAAGCTAcataaaagttattaacttatcaTGTTTAATCATTTTTCGGTGCTTTTAGTAAAATAAAGTAACATCGGAAACCCTTATCCAAACGGACATTTTAATGCCTACTTACCGGTAATGAATAGATATAATTTGATAGATAAAATTCCAAAGTCATATATAACAAAAGACATTACAACCATTAACGGTAATTTATGAAACAAAACTAACAGGATCCGTGAAAGTTCCGTAACTACAGGAAACTTTGATATTCAATATAAAGTGATTCATCACAAAAATGATGTAAGCGTGTCATATTAACGGTCATAATTaaatcaaaaaataattttgaaataacagGCTATCATGTAATATGtaatcaattattattatttattaataagcTTTATGGTTCATTTTCCTCGCTCGGTATGTAGTTTTAGCTTGGATTGAATTAAAGAGCGAATctagtaaaataaaaatgaataatttgccGATGATAGTTTGGTTTGGAGCATCCTCCTGATTATCtgtctttaaattatttttctggTTATAATTTACTGATTCTGACTCAAAAATTCTTGAAGTGTCTTTCGTATGTAGTGTTATCCCTTCAATCcaatactgttatatttctatcaCTTAGTCTCACTCTTCATCAAAGTGATTCATAACTACACATGTGTTAAATGGGGAAAAATCATGTGATAAACTCAATAACAGTTGTTATCGTTACGGTTTCCATACCTCACTGTGTACACGCCACCTACGGTgcctttgattggtcaattccaaCATCTCTCGACTCCGATTGGCTTTTAACTTCAGACTACTTTCTATAGCGCATTTTATTTTAGAACATTGCATTTACTGTATTACAGGAAGTtgattatattcaaaatatcgAATAACATGATATTGGCTCACTATTTAGGTACATTACTTTACAGTGAAAAGATATCATGACATGTAGTCGAGAAAGAAATGatcaccacggtataaatatagagtaaagttatgggataaacaaGTTCCCCAACGCATGACTATTATTTATCacgtttatctaaactctcgttaagtaattttcaatttcttaaactacactcgctaaagctcgtgttttttctcaaaatttgaaaattaaataactGGAATTTGATtaatatgataaacaacagtcacctGTTAGAGAACCCCTATTTATCACGGGTAGCAGTTTTACACGACATACTTGGGGTGTTTGAGTTCCGCTATATGGATATCTGCAGCTGTGAACCTGTGATGTAATTACACGCTCgtttttataatacattttatttttgcatttcGTAGAGCTATCAAGATGGACACATGCTTTGCTCTATTTCGCTGTATGGACACACTATAGAGTGTTGTCGGTGTGGttgtcaaaagaaaaaaaaagaaaaagcaaTTTAACAATTGTCGAAAACATAGCTTCATGCATTCTTTCATCCTAATTTGTCCACACATATTCAGTTTTTCACGGTTTATGTTAAAGGTCTTATTAAGGATTTGGATATGTAAATTTGTAATTAGTGAATTTGCaacttttcattttattgtaaatCATTTATGACATAATATACTTGTGAGTTTAGACATATAGATAGATAATATACAACCCACTAACGAAAAGCTGTCAGATGTGTTGACAGAACGTGGAAACGATGCCGGCAAGACTTTAATcgtgtttttatttatagatttaATCCCCTATATGGTGATAGATTATTCCAATAAATGCCACGTGTTACAGTAGCCAACAAGGGCACTGGTGCATACATTacaataatcaatatatatattaatacattcattttgatataaataagATAGAGCACGATTTCCTCTTGTCTCCAAAAGTATTAAAGAGAGGTCGGATTACGAAATACCGTTTCAGAAATTGTCTTAATTATGGACACCGTTCGTTCTCTCCTAAAGATTCATTGTGATACTTTTTATCACTGGTATTcggaatttatttaaaattgatgaaaaataaactATATATGGCATGTTTTTACACAATgctatatttatacaataatgtaaatgattatgaattatttaatatCTATGTTTACTATTCTCGTCTTCTATTCTATCGTATTTTTTGttgatcattttttttattacgcAACATAAGTCATGGTATTCTGGAGTATAATTTAGATCATGCTCTGATATTATATCATGCTTATGCCATTGTATCTAACaataaaaaggattttttttttcatttcaatccTTTTCATATATGAATTGTTTACAATCTGTTCATGTTGTTTCCCTTTCGTTTTAGAAGTACATGATTGTAAACAAGTATGTACGTGTatgaattattaaaatatgaacatatttttcacgttgttgaaaaaaaaagttttatcagGTTTTGTATCGCaaatagaaaacattttttatcatttcgtTTATCCTacattataaaatttatatatatttttttttttttttttttttgctaaaacATGGTGGAGTTACAGCTATCATACTTAAATACGACAAATTTGATTTCGATTGGAACAATGCAAACTCACGCATTCAAGTGGATGTCGTCTTCATCTTTAAAATTGTACTGCTTAGTGACAACTATTTTGCCAAAAGTTAATTGACAGTAAAAATGTCGAATACCTTGTAAATGGAGTTGACTTACGCCACCTGCAACTCTTCTATTCCTTTTTCAACCAACTCtaaattatgaattatagaTTCCTGCATACGATTGATCGTTCAGGGTTAGGAGAGCATTCTTCCATGTAACCGTCACTTGGTAAAGTAgaattgaaaatgtatttaactttgttgtgttgttattaATCGTTGACAGAAAACTTGAGCATTTTATGTAACTGAGATATTTcgttattgttttgttgttgttgttgttattgatgttgtttttaACTTGTTTTGGATGACAATAACGTACACCTAATCTATTGACGATTGTCCATTTTAGGGCGTCGCACTcattagatgtacatgtatgtttacatgtttaacGAGATAATGATGTATTGCGCCCTGGACATGATTAACGTAGGGGCGATGTTTGTCATGCATGGTTGCTATATGCTTACCATACCGAAATCTTATATATCACTAATTATATTAGCAATGCTAGATACACTTATAATCTTCTTTTAAAGTCtataaattatcattatgacaATAAAGCTCTTGTTTGTTTCTGCTAAGACAAGCAGTCGTTGAATTAAATCTCAACtcttatataaatgtacatgaagTAAATATATTGTTCGTGTCGAACCATGTT
This genomic window from Argopecten irradians isolate NY chromosome 4, Ai_NY, whole genome shotgun sequence contains:
- the LOC138322456 gene encoding uncharacterized protein, with product MATSTHLVALCMLNVLIRGTTAYCYISKSLSETLMTGEVRNLCVFNGVRMEVGSNFVTASCERCSCTKHGLSCCGIGYRAGAIHTFPGCEIIGDGCDPLSVKSCDNTVSCETGKPIRNTFVLHPGLKP